GCACAATTTCATCGAAGGCATCGGGGCGACTGGCGCTTGTTTCCTGGATGGGGGCAAGCGCTTGAGCAATTTGGGTTTGCTGCTGGAGCTGTTCCGCAGAGGAAACTAGGCTACTCAATCCGTCAATCAGGTCTCGGACATTGCGCCGAAATTCTGGGTCGCCTGTCAGTTCATCGAGATCGGCTGTAATTTTTTGGGCGTTTTGAAAGGTGACCCGCGCCGAGTCTAGGGTTTGTTGCAGCATCAGCAGATTCTCTGGACTGCCCACCGTCTCGGACAACACGCGGAGATTTTCCGAGGCGATCGCCGCATTGGTGGATAAGGTTTCTAAATTTGCCAGGAACGTCCCATCTTCCAATGCTGGACTCACGCTAGATAAAAGATTCTGAACATCGCTGCTGGCTTGGTCAATGTTGTTTAGCGTGCTGATTAGTGCTGACCGATTAACTTCAATGAGTTCATTCACCTGAGCCGCCGTCAGGCTAATTTGGGTTGCAGCATTACCGAAGGCTTCAGTCGTTTGAACGGCTGCCTCTGCCAATTTGCCGACCTCAGGTTCCACCGTGCGCGTCAAGCTAGCCACTTCGCGGCTAAGTTCAGCAACACTGGCAGCCGCATCGGACGAATTACGGGTCAGTTCGCGAACTTCGTCAAAGAATCCTGTTTCAGTAAAGAGCTCAGCAATATCGTCAATTCCGCGAATCAGGGTGTCATAGCTGACCCCTACTGTTCCTGGTAAACGCGCTCCATCACATAAAATTACGCTGCTATCGCAGTCTGGAGTCAAGGGATCGCCACTCAGCGCAATTGCAACCTCTTCGACTTCAGGGTAAATATCCACAGAGGTTTCACCCACTAGCCCGACTTGATTCGCTTCAACGAACACATCCCGCGGAATCAGCAGCTCATTCGAAAAAAATTCAATGTCTGCCTCGACAAAACCTGACCCTGGACGTACTGCTAACACTCGCCCTACACTTACGCCCCGAAAGCGTACCGGCGCACCGGGCTGTAGTCCGGCTACATTGTCAAACTCGACCGTAATACTGTAGGTTTTTTCGCCAAGTGCAAACCCTTTCAGCCAGAGTAGACTGCCTCCCAAAAGTCCTAATCCTAAGATAATTAGGAGTCCGACTGACCCTTCGCGGAGTGTGCGCGATCGCATGATATGTCCTCAAGTCATTAGGTTAAAAGGTCGTCATTCTATCTGCCAAACTCTCTAAGCGGATAAGCAGGAGCGAACAACATAGATTAACTAGCAGCTTGAATGGGGCCATCGACGCTGCCACTGAAAAACTGACGTACGGCTGGATGATCGGCCGTATCGATTTTTGAGGTTTTTCCCTGCCACTGAATCTTACCTTGATACAGAAAAACGATGCGATCGGTTGTACGGCGAATGGTGCTATCTTGATGGGTCACCATAACGTAGGTGCTACACCCCTTTTGGTGACTCTGAAGGCTCCGAATTAAATCTTCAATCACGGTGGATGCAATGGGATCCAGTCCGGCAGTAGGTTCATCATACAGAATCACTTCTGGGACATCGGACGGTTGATCGGGATTGGCAATAATGGCACGGGCAAAACTCACCCGC
This genomic window from Synechococcales cyanobacterium T60_A2020_003 contains:
- a CDS encoding MCE family protein, coding for MRSRTLREGSVGLLIILGLGLLGGSLLWLKGFALGEKTYSITVEFDNVAGLQPGAPVRFRGVSVGRVLAVRPGSGFVEADIEFFSNELLIPRDVFVEANQVGLVGETSVDIYPEVEEVAIALSGDPLTPDCDSSVILCDGARLPGTVGVSYDTLIRGIDDIAELFTETGFFDEVRELTRNSSDAAASVAELSREVASLTRTVEPEVGKLAEAAVQTTEAFGNAATQISLTAAQVNELIEVNRSALISTLNNIDQASSDVQNLLSSVSPALEDGTFLANLETLSTNAAIASENLRVLSETVGSPENLLMLQQTLDSARVTFQNAQKITADLDELTGDPEFRRNVRDLIDGLSSLVSSAEQLQQQTQIAQALAPIQETSASRPDAFDEIVQASIAQLPQTIVPYPNHDQLRLLESDVKINSSQFEMPSANPGYIAPDPSSSK